In Marinobacter antarcticus, one genomic interval encodes:
- a CDS encoding patatin-like phospholipase family protein: MKLNPFNTRIGLALGGGAARGIAHIGVLKAFEEEHIRIHCISGTSVGALVASYYAFGRPVESILSIGSTLNLSRILNFTLERGGLFSTHAIREMIHRDLGDCKIEDADIPLAICATDIETGEQLIFRKGNLADAVCASMAVPGLFVPVEVDGRILVDGGLVENVPISPLAKMGAGITVAINLSHVSRYPKPEDTFDVISNAINIGIDFNTRKQLKKADIVVALDLSRYSLTNNAKCLEELYMEGYRPMKKTIRRVLWYKRMNVFIYLLKAARELLPLKVPEIIKDLKRHALAVRNRS; the protein is encoded by the coding sequence ATGAAGCTCAATCCCTTTAATACCCGTATCGGTCTGGCTCTGGGGGGCGGTGCAGCCAGGGGAATTGCCCACATTGGCGTTCTGAAGGCTTTCGAGGAAGAGCACATCCGGATTCATTGTATTTCGGGAACCAGTGTGGGGGCTCTGGTCGCCAGTTATTACGCCTTCGGCCGCCCGGTAGAGTCCATACTTTCCATTGGTTCGACGCTGAATCTGTCCAGGATTCTTAACTTTACCCTGGAGCGCGGTGGCCTGTTCAGTACGCATGCCATTCGGGAGATGATCCATCGGGATCTGGGGGATTGCAAAATCGAAGATGCCGACATTCCCTTGGCCATTTGCGCAACAGATATCGAAACTGGCGAGCAGCTGATATTCAGGAAAGGAAATCTGGCGGACGCCGTCTGTGCATCCATGGCTGTGCCCGGCCTGTTTGTACCGGTGGAGGTGGACGGCCGGATTCTGGTAGACGGTGGGCTGGTTGAAAATGTCCCGATTTCGCCGTTGGCGAAAATGGGCGCCGGTATAACCGTGGCCATTAATCTGAGCCATGTCAGCCGATACCCGAAACCGGAAGATACGTTTGATGTGATCAGCAACGCCATCAACATTGGTATCGATTTTAATACCCGCAAGCAGCTGAAAAAGGCGGACATAGTGGTGGCGCTGGATTTAAGCCGTTACAGCCTCACCAACAACGCCAAATGTCTGGAAGAGCTTTACATGGAAGGCTACCGCCCCATGAAGAAAACGATTCGCCGAGTGCTCTGGTACAAGCGGATGAATGTCTTTATTTACCTTTTAAAAGCGGCCCGGGAGTTGTTGCCCCTCAAGGTACCCGAGATTATCAAAGACCTTAAGCGCCACGCCTTGGCCGTCCGTAACCGAAGCTAA
- a CDS encoding PEP-CTERM sorting domain-containing protein, with translation MKQLKMVIALSALLTVCAASANATVIIFDNNNGGVKAGTPENATAANTGNPNYWGASLGFSGFNVSGGYSTNDNLNNGNFSRSAITTSNVDQDYNPNHGGLGVCSESATCSGSSDSFQSNVGGSANKDEVLFFDFASAVTLDTVWFNGDHKETVDGSVNGAITNSANALFNIFTSSDGASYTNLFSNQVQPTNLEYISTLLSQSYQYYAVAASGYGAHMSYVEAIEYTQVPEPGTLALLGLGLAGLGAARRRKA, from the coding sequence ATGAAACAGCTTAAAATGGTAATCGCGTTAAGTGCATTGCTCACTGTTTGCGCCGCCTCAGCAAACGCTACAGTCATTATTTTTGATAATAACAATGGTGGTGTTAAAGCGGGTACGCCAGAGAACGCAACGGCCGCTAATACCGGTAATCCCAACTACTGGGGGGCCTCATTGGGATTTTCAGGTTTCAATGTGTCGGGTGGCTACTCCACCAATGATAACCTGAACAATGGTAATTTCAGCAGAAGCGCCATAACAACGTCCAATGTAGATCAGGATTACAATCCAAATCATGGCGGTCTTGGGGTCTGCTCAGAGAGTGCAACTTGTTCAGGCAGTTCCGATAGCTTCCAGTCAAATGTCGGAGGCAGTGCCAACAAAGACGAGGTCTTGTTTTTTGACTTCGCTTCGGCTGTAACGCTCGATACCGTCTGGTTTAACGGTGATCATAAAGAGACGGTTGATGGTTCTGTCAATGGCGCTATAACAAACTCTGCCAATGCTTTGTTTAATATTTTCACCAGCTCTGATGGTGCCAGTTATACAAATTTATTCTCCAACCAGGTTCAACCAACGAATCTGGAATATATCTCTACCCTGCTGTCTCAGTCTTACCAGTATTATGCAGTGGCTGCGTCGGGTTACGGCGCTCACATGAGTTATGTTGAAGCTATTGAATATACGCAAGTCCCTGAACCCGGCACCCTTGCCCTGCTCGGCCTCGGCCTGGCCGGCCTGGGCGCAGCGCGCCGTCGCAAAGCCTAA
- a CDS encoding cation-translocating P-type ATPase translates to MSSSELSPKNAAESAGNGGVRWHATDVAEVRSELSAAGPLTAQAVAERLTRFGHNRLPEARRRGPLARLGNQLKNFLIYVLITAAVITGLLGHWVDTTVILAVVVIQTLVGFIQEGKAEQALSAIRHMLAPKAVVIREGGPQKIDAAELVPGDTVILEPGDRVPADIRLERCHNLKIEEAVLTGESQPVDKTTNAEPADAVLGDQLNMAFSGTMVATGTGRGIVVRTGQDTEIGRISGLLQDTTTLKTPLLEQIDRFARYLSMIVIVAGIAIFVGGLALSGLPIRELFMAVVGLTVAAIPEGLPAILTITLAIGVRRMATRHAVVRRMPVIETLGAVSVICSDKTGTLTRNEMMVTAALVAGKRMDIDGEGYEPDGDIREGNDVVSGSPLLEEFARAAALCNDAHLERHEGTIRVAGDPMEGALKVFAQKAGFDPDTDGRQWPRADEVPFDAEYRFMATLNHDHHRHGVVYVKGAPERILEMCASMVTESGDTSSLDREAWASAVSELARLLPRHWPLRPVPE, encoded by the coding sequence GTGTCATCTTCTGAATTATCCCCAAAAAACGCCGCTGAATCGGCAGGCAATGGTGGTGTGCGCTGGCACGCCACGGATGTCGCTGAAGTCCGCTCAGAGCTTTCTGCAGCAGGGCCACTGACGGCGCAGGCAGTGGCCGAGCGGCTGACCAGATTTGGCCACAATCGCCTTCCGGAAGCTCGTCGGCGTGGTCCTCTGGCCCGCCTTGGCAACCAGCTCAAAAACTTTCTGATTTACGTATTGATCACGGCAGCGGTCATCACCGGCCTGCTGGGCCATTGGGTGGACACCACGGTTATTCTGGCTGTGGTAGTTATCCAGACTCTCGTAGGGTTTATACAGGAAGGCAAGGCGGAGCAGGCCCTTTCGGCGATTCGGCACATGCTGGCACCCAAGGCCGTAGTGATTCGGGAAGGAGGGCCTCAGAAGATCGATGCTGCTGAACTGGTGCCCGGTGATACGGTAATCCTGGAACCCGGGGATCGTGTGCCCGCAGACATTCGGCTGGAACGCTGCCATAACCTGAAAATAGAAGAAGCGGTGCTGACAGGAGAGTCCCAGCCGGTTGACAAAACCACCAATGCAGAGCCAGCTGATGCGGTTCTCGGTGATCAGCTCAATATGGCCTTTTCGGGTACCATGGTGGCAACCGGGACCGGCCGTGGAATAGTCGTCAGGACCGGACAGGATACCGAAATTGGCCGCATTTCCGGCTTGCTGCAGGATACCACTACCCTAAAAACCCCGCTGCTCGAACAGATCGACCGCTTCGCCCGTTACCTGTCAATGATCGTCATTGTTGCCGGTATAGCGATATTCGTTGGTGGGCTTGCGCTGAGCGGGCTTCCGATTCGTGAGCTTTTCATGGCGGTTGTGGGTCTGACCGTGGCAGCCATTCCCGAGGGGCTGCCGGCCATTCTCACCATTACTCTGGCGATTGGTGTGCGACGGATGGCAACCCGTCACGCGGTTGTGCGCAGAATGCCGGTGATCGAAACTCTCGGCGCAGTATCGGTGATTTGCTCGGACAAAACCGGAACCCTGACTCGCAACGAAATGATGGTGACCGCTGCACTGGTGGCCGGGAAACGAATGGATATAGACGGCGAAGGCTACGAGCCGGATGGGGATATTCGCGAAGGTAACGATGTGGTCTCTGGCAGTCCGCTGCTGGAGGAATTTGCCAGAGCCGCCGCCCTGTGCAACGACGCTCACCTCGAGCGCCACGAGGGCACAATCCGGGTAGCCGGCGACCCCATGGAAGGTGCCCTGAAGGTTTTCGCCCAGAAGGCCGGGTTTGATCCGGATACGGATGGCCGGCAGTGGCCACGGGCTGATGAAGTTCCCTTTGATGCCGAGTACCGCTTCATGGCGACACTCAACCACGATCATCACCGCCATGGCGTCGTGTATGTGAAGGGCGCTCCCGAACGGATCCTGGAAATGTGCGCCAGTATGGTGACTGAGAGCGGTGATACTTCGTCGCTGGATCGGGAGGCATGGGCCAGTGCCGTTTCCGAACTGGCCCGCTTACTCCCGCGGCACTGGCCTTTGCGGCCAGTGCCGGAGTGA
- a CDS encoding PAS domain S-box protein produces the protein MLRLLSRLFSSSRSALALEQAPQAVLTINRHNQITFFNASAERLWAISRDQVLGQSASTLLSKSVLGRIRTGDGKPHEARMKDTQGREFWAHLAVASFLAGNTLENTIFIRDISDERHTREMMNQTLEQAMDAVISIDESNNVTFFNKAAEIMWGYDRVEVLGNNVKMLVPEAIQAQHDSFVNRNRRTGENRIVGSYRELTIERKDRSRIWGQAAISKIEFDGVITYTAFIKDVTEEVEKREKMEMLSLVADHANSGIVITDRDGKIEYLNAGFEHLTGYSLEEARGKKPGPMLQGAGTDPDTVREIRAHLDRQEPFYAEILNYHKNGTPYWVSLSIAPVFDANGRVNRFISVEADITQSKQQTVDFTRRLQAIEHSMVTMEFRPDGSFLSANKLIRDFYGSDDKVARGGKAAWSKLSRENIETLQKTGEFSGRASIELEGLPTLALDYRVVALKEFNGDVRRYVLFGIDITDRHIAVRETQEAMSSVLQASKKISGIVSTINDIADQTNLLALNAAIEAARAGDAGRGFSVVADEVRSLARKSSGSAGEIDGLVDETNQRVAALAKSLDRIEG, from the coding sequence ATGCTTAGATTATTGTCCCGTTTATTTTCCAGTTCCAGATCCGCTCTGGCACTGGAGCAGGCTCCCCAAGCTGTGCTGACGATTAACCGGCACAATCAGATAACCTTCTTCAATGCCAGTGCGGAACGTCTATGGGCTATCAGCAGAGATCAGGTGCTGGGCCAGTCTGCGTCGACCCTCCTTTCAAAGTCCGTGTTGGGCCGAATAAGAACGGGGGACGGCAAGCCCCATGAAGCTCGTATGAAGGATACTCAGGGCCGTGAGTTTTGGGCTCATCTGGCAGTGGCCAGTTTCCTGGCTGGCAATACGCTAGAAAACACGATTTTCATTCGTGACATCAGTGACGAGCGCCACACTCGCGAAATGATGAATCAGACGTTGGAACAGGCAATGGACGCCGTTATCTCGATTGACGAGTCCAATAATGTCACGTTTTTCAACAAAGCCGCCGAGATAATGTGGGGCTACGATCGTGTCGAAGTGCTGGGCAATAACGTAAAGATGCTGGTGCCCGAAGCCATCCAGGCGCAGCACGACAGTTTTGTTAACCGTAATCGCCGCACCGGCGAAAACCGCATTGTAGGCAGCTATCGTGAACTCACTATCGAGCGCAAAGACCGCTCCCGTATCTGGGGGCAAGCAGCGATCAGTAAGATCGAATTCGACGGAGTCATCACGTACACGGCATTTATAAAAGACGTCACTGAAGAGGTGGAAAAGCGCGAAAAAATGGAGATGCTGTCGCTGGTTGCTGATCATGCCAACAGCGGCATCGTTATCACCGACCGTGACGGCAAAATCGAATACCTAAATGCCGGTTTTGAGCATCTGACGGGCTACAGTCTCGAAGAAGCGCGAGGTAAGAAGCCGGGGCCAATGCTTCAGGGCGCTGGCACAGACCCTGACACCGTCAGAGAAATCCGGGCGCATCTGGACCGGCAGGAGCCGTTCTACGCGGAGATCCTGAACTATCACAAGAACGGCACCCCATACTGGGTGTCGCTCTCGATCGCCCCGGTGTTTGACGCAAACGGTCGGGTGAATCGGTTTATATCGGTTGAAGCCGATATTACTCAGAGCAAGCAGCAAACGGTGGACTTCACCCGTCGGCTGCAGGCTATTGAACATTCCATGGTTACCATGGAGTTCCGTCCTGATGGCAGCTTCCTGTCTGCCAACAAGCTCATCAGAGATTTTTATGGCAGCGACGACAAGGTTGCCCGGGGTGGCAAGGCTGCATGGTCGAAACTGAGCCGCGAAAACATAGAAACGCTGCAAAAGACAGGTGAGTTCAGCGGTAGAGCATCGATTGAATTGGAGGGCTTGCCCACACTGGCTCTGGATTACCGAGTTGTTGCCCTGAAAGAATTCAATGGGGATGTCCGCCGATACGTCCTGTTCGGTATCGACATCACCGATCGTCATATTGCAGTCCGTGAAACTCAGGAGGCGATGAGCTCCGTGCTACAGGCAAGCAAGAAGATCAGCGGCATTGTTTCCACGATCAACGATATCGCTGACCAGACCAACCTCTTGGCCCTCAATGCTGCAATAGAGGCCGCGCGGGCTGGTGATGCCGGGCGAGGATTCTCTGTGGTCGCCGATGAGGTTCGTTCATTGGCTCGCAAATCCAGTGGCTCGGCAGGTGAAATAGACGGCCTTGTGGACGAAACTAATCAACGGGTGGCAGCTCTGGCAAAATCGCTGGATAGAATTGAGGGTTAA
- a CDS encoding YihY/virulence factor BrkB family protein, which yields MTGTTDTEQPPVGPARQFLQFSHRVSHNFLRNHGVLLAGGVGYNVLLSAVPMLALLAVLLTRVVNEEQLLEVMAVQAEHFAPAHASLLLDAVRAFMESRDIIGIVGLPVMLFFSSFAFRMLEDSIAIIFHRPDNPHRNFWVSAVLPYAFILILGAGLLALTLLFSLVNALYEAPGLILYLISFVGVFILFSAIYKVLPIVRISPRRAIVGGLVAAILWEATRLLLMYYFLNISFVNVIYGSLATIIVILISLEIASIILLLGAQVIAELERSERLGLPWYVSPD from the coding sequence ATGACAGGCACAACCGACACCGAGCAGCCACCCGTTGGCCCGGCCCGGCAGTTTCTGCAATTCTCCCACCGGGTTTCACACAATTTTCTGCGCAATCACGGGGTGTTACTGGCGGGCGGGGTTGGTTATAACGTGCTGCTGTCAGCAGTGCCAATGCTTGCCCTGCTGGCGGTATTGCTTACACGCGTGGTGAACGAAGAGCAATTGCTGGAAGTCATGGCCGTGCAGGCAGAGCATTTTGCCCCGGCCCATGCCAGCCTGTTGCTGGATGCGGTCAGGGCTTTTATGGAATCGAGGGACATCATCGGTATTGTCGGCCTGCCGGTGATGCTGTTCTTCAGCTCGTTCGCTTTCCGTATGCTGGAAGATTCCATTGCTATCATCTTCCACCGGCCGGACAACCCCCATCGCAACTTCTGGGTGTCTGCCGTGCTGCCCTATGCTTTCATCCTGATACTAGGCGCCGGTCTATTAGCCCTGACCCTGCTGTTCAGCCTGGTCAACGCACTTTACGAAGCCCCGGGGCTGATTCTTTACCTGATCAGTTTCGTTGGTGTATTTATTCTATTCAGCGCCATCTACAAGGTTCTGCCTATTGTGCGCATCTCTCCCCGGAGGGCCATCGTGGGCGGTCTGGTTGCGGCCATTCTCTGGGAAGCTACCCGCTTACTGTTGATGTACTACTTTCTCAATATATCCTTCGTCAATGTCATTTATGGCTCCCTGGCCACCATCATTGTGATACTGATCAGCCTGGAAATTGCCTCCATTATCCTGCTGCTCGGGGCCCAGGTGATCGCGGAGCTGGAACGGAGCGAGAGGCTGGGCCTGCCCTGGTATGTCTCCCCGGACTGA
- a CDS encoding 3-oxoacyl-[acyl-carrier-protein] synthase III C-terminal domain-containing protein → MWTARKEKVDFHDWQGRWQNPEEMQFSFSYQLSAISYQQGAFMKPFRLNKHGKLVFPTSIFTELDFSIITDLNQLKAIIRRDFEVKAPTGTEIAERAAAGGYAARYDLLRDIGLHLFWANRYALVMYDKQPMRWRDVPRTRDDVFVSLLQPWEGRETKSQSVRQAYAQLPAKWNGAAEDELFEILFDCFSNKLHSATSVPPIKATIAEALATADARTTTLGNYNPDHPSYSVDDILDVSDEQAELEALRRWAMVLHNQHPWDRSQARLKPFAEMQDDDIVVLYYPKNRHVLDFINHEKSGVTVAKQAPTPDPAVEPVRPYPPMVIGDDAPIQPKIEALAIRKGEVICSNEDVVRNSPSSWSPMSAEEIADKTGIERRRYTAEPLENIALEAARAAMKHAGRGPEEIGAVLFCSCTSSRLIPSTATWLSGQLGIMQTHCSADIVAACAGFPYGVAEAIRLLREIERPVLLVMAEKFSDKIGNARPSRMIFGDGAAAVVIAPSDGERDIHVVQTYASGPASQVNSIIWPNPDFDNDITVYGPEVKALVKRYLNQMMGELSELGLEIDMIVPHQANKKMIIEIAEPQGIDAKDIYFNITEVGNASAASIPMALADAVFDGAISKRSLVFTPGFGAGAVGGYVILSLDPAMVAPEVTTAPAMSPSPTEAHSSIEDIKEAFHT, encoded by the coding sequence GTGTGGACAGCCCGCAAGGAAAAGGTTGATTTCCACGACTGGCAGGGACGCTGGCAGAATCCGGAGGAAATGCAATTTTCTTTCAGCTATCAGCTATCAGCTATCAGCTATCAGCAAGGAGCATTCATGAAACCGTTTCGACTGAACAAGCATGGAAAACTGGTCTTTCCCACAAGCATCTTTACCGAGCTCGACTTCTCGATTATCACCGACCTCAACCAGTTGAAGGCGATCATTCGGCGCGACTTCGAAGTGAAAGCTCCGACCGGCACCGAAATCGCAGAGCGGGCGGCGGCGGGAGGCTATGCGGCGCGCTATGACCTGTTGCGTGATATCGGCTTGCACCTCTTCTGGGCGAACCGTTATGCGCTGGTGATGTACGACAAGCAGCCGATGCGCTGGCGCGATGTCCCGCGGACCCGCGACGATGTCTTCGTGTCTCTGCTGCAACCCTGGGAGGGGCGGGAAACCAAGTCCCAAAGTGTCCGCCAGGCCTACGCGCAGTTGCCGGCGAAGTGGAACGGTGCGGCCGAGGACGAGTTGTTCGAAATACTCTTCGACTGCTTCTCAAACAAGCTCCATAGCGCAACGTCAGTCCCGCCAATCAAGGCCACGATTGCCGAGGCGCTCGCCACTGCCGATGCCAGGACGACCACCCTCGGCAACTACAATCCCGACCACCCGAGTTACAGCGTCGACGACATCCTTGATGTCTCAGACGAGCAGGCCGAACTCGAGGCGCTCCGGCGCTGGGCAATGGTGTTGCACAACCAGCATCCCTGGGACCGGAGCCAGGCCAGGCTGAAGCCGTTTGCCGAGATGCAGGATGACGACATCGTCGTTCTGTATTATCCGAAAAACCGCCACGTGCTCGACTTCATCAACCACGAAAAGAGTGGTGTCACCGTCGCGAAGCAAGCGCCGACGCCAGATCCTGCCGTCGAGCCCGTGAGGCCCTATCCGCCGATGGTCATCGGCGACGATGCGCCGATCCAACCGAAGATAGAGGCGTTGGCAATCCGCAAGGGTGAGGTCATCTGCTCAAACGAAGATGTAGTCCGGAACTCCCCGTCCTCGTGGTCGCCGATGAGCGCTGAGGAAATCGCCGATAAAACCGGCATAGAACGTCGCCGTTATACCGCCGAGCCACTGGAGAATATCGCCCTTGAAGCCGCGCGGGCAGCGATGAAGCATGCTGGCCGTGGGCCCGAGGAGATCGGTGCGGTGCTGTTCTGCTCATGTACCTCGAGCCGGCTGATTCCGTCGACCGCCACCTGGCTCTCAGGCCAGTTGGGCATCATGCAGACCCATTGCTCGGCCGACATCGTCGCTGCGTGCGCTGGGTTCCCGTATGGCGTCGCCGAGGCGATCCGCTTGTTGCGGGAGATCGAACGTCCGGTCCTGCTGGTCATGGCCGAGAAGTTCTCGGACAAGATCGGCAATGCCCGGCCGTCGCGGATGATCTTTGGCGACGGGGCTGCCGCCGTGGTGATCGCGCCGTCCGACGGTGAGCGTGACATTCATGTGGTCCAGACCTATGCGAGCGGACCCGCCAGTCAGGTCAACTCCATCATCTGGCCGAATCCCGACTTCGACAACGACATTACGGTCTATGGCCCCGAGGTCAAGGCGTTGGTCAAGCGCTACCTGAACCAGATGATGGGCGAGCTTTCCGAGCTCGGGCTTGAGATCGACATGATCGTGCCCCATCAAGCCAACAAGAAGATGATCATCGAGATCGCCGAGCCCCAGGGGATCGACGCCAAGGACATTTACTTCAATATCACCGAGGTCGGCAACGCCTCTGCAGCGAGCATCCCGATGGCGCTGGCCGATGCCGTCTTCGACGGGGCGATCAGCAAACGCTCGCTGGTTTTCACTCCGGGCTTCGGCGCTGGAGCCGTCGGTGGCTACGTTATACTGTCGCTGGACCCGGCGATGGTGGCGCCGGAAGTGACCACAGCCCCGGCCATGAGCCCATCGCCGACGGAGGCGCATTCCTCGATTGAAGATATCAAGGAGGCGTTTCATACCTGA
- a CDS encoding M15 family metallopeptidase, whose product MSDRLFGEDVLFFQRLLKSEGFYRGALDGLWGRISEAAATAFDTEYEKLKDELGTFDRRTEQKISSLSIRAQREARKFMHRALSRGVNVKIISGTRTYQEQNQLFRQGRYGNPGPVITRARGGQSNHNFGIAWDIGIFREDGSYSTSQSDYDAVAEYAVGSLVWGGSWRSFKDSPHYQLATARTQVAWVRTRFEQGEAYVA is encoded by the coding sequence ATGAGCGACAGATTGTTTGGCGAGGATGTGCTCTTTTTTCAACGTCTGCTGAAGTCAGAAGGTTTTTATCGCGGCGCGCTGGACGGATTGTGGGGCCGAATCTCCGAGGCAGCCGCCACTGCCTTCGATACCGAATATGAAAAGCTGAAGGACGAACTTGGCACGTTTGACCGGCGCACAGAACAGAAAATTTCCTCCCTGTCCATCCGGGCTCAGCGCGAGGCTCGCAAATTCATGCACCGGGCATTAAGCCGGGGTGTAAATGTGAAAATTATCTCCGGAACCCGCACTTACCAAGAGCAGAATCAGCTCTTTCGTCAGGGGCGATACGGCAATCCCGGCCCGGTCATTACGCGAGCGCGGGGAGGGCAGAGTAATCATAATTTTGGCATTGCCTGGGACATTGGCATCTTCAGAGAAGACGGTTCCTACTCAACGAGTCAGAGTGATTACGACGCGGTTGCTGAATACGCCGTCGGGTCACTGGTGTGGGGCGGTAGTTGGCGCTCGTTTAAGGATTCCCCGCACTATCAACTGGCAACGGCCCGCACTCAGGTTGCCTGGGTGCGGACACGCTTTGAGCAGGGTGAAGCCTACGTAGCCTGA
- a CDS encoding DJ-1/PfpI family protein → MSGKKILMITGDFTEDYETMVPFQALQAVGHTVHAVCPDKKSGDTVATAIHDFEGDQTYTEKPGHRFALNADFAGLNPADYDALVVPGGRAPEYLRLNEDVKKLVRHFFETEKPVAAICHGAQLLAAAGVLEGRECSAYPACQPEVELAGGRFADINVDAAVTDGNLVTAPAWPAHPQWLAQFFKLLDK, encoded by the coding sequence ATGAGCGGTAAAAAGATACTGATGATCACCGGTGATTTCACCGAGGACTACGAAACCATGGTGCCCTTCCAGGCACTACAAGCCGTCGGCCACACGGTTCATGCGGTTTGTCCGGACAAGAAGTCCGGAGACACCGTAGCCACGGCCATTCATGACTTTGAGGGCGACCAGACCTACACCGAAAAACCTGGCCATCGGTTTGCCCTGAATGCAGACTTTGCCGGACTTAACCCAGCCGACTACGACGCACTGGTGGTTCCAGGCGGCCGTGCACCGGAATATCTGCGCCTGAACGAAGACGTGAAAAAACTGGTACGCCATTTTTTCGAAACAGAGAAACCGGTAGCCGCCATCTGCCACGGAGCCCAGCTACTAGCTGCTGCCGGTGTGCTTGAAGGCCGCGAGTGTTCCGCCTACCCGGCCTGCCAGCCGGAAGTAGAATTGGCCGGAGGCCGCTTCGCCGACATCAACGTTGACGCAGCTGTGACCGATGGTAATCTGGTGACAGCACCGGCATGGCCGGCCCATCCCCAGTGGCTGGCACAGTTCTTCAAACTGCTGGATAAGTGA
- a CDS encoding SDR family oxidoreductase: protein MSDDRNVALVTGGAHGIGRGIVEYLLKQDWRVAFLDLDDTAANEVAAALGGPAEVLFVRCNVADEGDVESALRQVINWGGRLDALVNNAGLADPVTGAVEELTLAEWHKRLDVNLTGPFLMVKHAVSHLRRTRGAIINMASTRALQSEANTEAYAATKGGLVALTHALAVSLGPEMRVNCISPGWIDTREPENGREPAPLSASDHAQHPAGRVGKPDDIAAMVHYLISPQAGFITGQNIVVDGGMVRKMIYG from the coding sequence ATGTCTGATGATCGCAATGTTGCCCTGGTGACAGGTGGAGCCCATGGCATAGGCAGAGGCATTGTTGAGTACCTTCTGAAGCAGGATTGGAGGGTCGCTTTTCTCGATCTGGATGACACTGCCGCGAATGAGGTTGCCGCGGCGCTTGGGGGCCCCGCGGAGGTGCTGTTCGTGCGCTGTAATGTGGCTGATGAAGGTGACGTCGAGTCGGCGTTGCGTCAGGTAATAAACTGGGGCGGTCGGCTGGATGCGCTGGTGAACAACGCCGGCCTGGCAGATCCCGTGACGGGGGCGGTGGAAGAGCTGACGTTGGCAGAATGGCATAAACGACTGGACGTGAACCTGACAGGCCCCTTCCTCATGGTAAAACACGCTGTATCGCACTTGCGCCGGACCCGGGGAGCTATCATCAACATGGCCTCCACCCGCGCTTTGCAGTCTGAAGCCAATACCGAAGCCTATGCCGCCACCAAGGGCGGACTGGTAGCCTTGACTCATGCCCTTGCTGTTAGCCTGGGGCCGGAGATGCGGGTCAACTGCATCAGCCCTGGGTGGATCGATACCCGCGAGCCGGAGAACGGCCGTGAGCCCGCACCCCTCAGCGCAAGCGACCACGCTCAGCATCCTGCAGGCAGGGTGGGTAAACCCGACGACATCGCAGCAATGGTGCATTATCTGATATCGCCCCAAGCGGGGTTTATCACCGGACAAAACATCGTGGTAGATGGCGGGATGGTGCGCAAGATGATCTACGGTTAA